A stretch of the Tolypothrix sp. NIES-4075 genome encodes the following:
- a CDS encoding undecaprenyl-diphosphate phosphatase, which yields MEIMLEASGLDLLLPVSSHILQVGVPSGVATSEPNLIQQIIQAFILGIVQGITEFLPISSTAHLQVFTKALGWELLGEKSFVATIQFGSVIAVLIYFWKDISIILTGGWVAFQEKDWRREEWQLLVAVALGTLPALVGGFLLKKALNDENSAINSMTTIAIDSIVMALLLGAAEKFGSRKRDFNSLKIRDGLLIGLGQMLALAPGVSRSGSTLTTALFLGLERQTAAKFSFLLGIPTLTIATLYEFIKEALGKIDLVLVGVGTLSAFIFSYISIAWLLRYLQRKDTWIFVWYRLAFGVAILSAIATGMLKNS from the coding sequence ATGGAAATAATGTTAGAAGCGAGCGGTCTAGATTTGCTATTGCCAGTATCAAGTCATATATTACAGGTGGGAGTTCCCTCCGGTGTAGCAACGAGTGAACCGAACCTGATACAGCAAATAATTCAGGCATTTATTCTGGGGATTGTGCAAGGGATAACAGAATTTCTGCCCATTAGTAGCACCGCCCATTTACAAGTATTTACCAAAGCATTAGGCTGGGAACTTCTGGGAGAAAAGTCTTTTGTTGCGACGATTCAATTTGGCAGCGTGATTGCCGTTTTAATTTATTTTTGGAAAGATATCAGTATAATTTTGACTGGTGGCTGGGTAGCTTTCCAAGAAAAAGACTGGCGTCGCGAAGAATGGCAATTATTAGTTGCTGTCGCACTTGGTACTTTGCCTGCTTTGGTCGGAGGATTTCTGCTGAAAAAGGCATTAAACGATGAAAACTCTGCAATTAACAGCATGACGACGATCGCCATCGATTCGATTGTGATGGCACTTTTATTAGGGGCAGCAGAAAAATTTGGTAGCCGCAAACGCGACTTTAACAGCTTGAAGATTCGTGATGGACTACTGATTGGATTAGGACAAATGCTGGCTTTAGCACCGGGAGTATCTCGTTCTGGCTCAACTTTAACCACCGCTTTGTTTTTGGGATTGGAAAGGCAGACAGCAGCAAAATTTTCCTTTCTTTTGGGCATTCCTACCTTGACAATTGCAACTTTATATGAATTTATCAAAGAAGCTTTAGGTAAGATTGACTTGGTGTTGGTAGGTGTAGGAACATTATCTGCGTTTATATTTTCGTATATCTCGATCGCTTGGCTGTTGCGATATCTTCAAAGAAAAGACACTTGGATCTTTGTTTGGTATCGCTTGGCATTTGGAGTAGCAATCTTGAGTGCGATCGCAACTGGAATGTTGAAAAATAGTTAG
- a CDS encoding DUF3120 domain-containing protein, translated as MINNTLSSYAASTPAINPLDTETVQKSREELETALSLSPSFTVMASSRQGWLVFAAAVFLVSVPVFIEAPLVRSLPLLSFVLTGFWVWLSFRLMSNSATYVWGDLLLGFSWSWLAGSIYWGWLRWEPLWHLPVESIGLPFACWCLMRNWGKVGNWFYFGSLLGTALTDVYFYLVDLMPYWRQIMRVEPDLASPILHSAVAQVQTPWGETWALILAVILLSAGVLPLIKEQRHWYAFSGAVLSTILVDSLFLLAAVAS; from the coding sequence TTGATTAACAATACATTGTCTTCTTACGCGGCTTCTACTCCTGCAATTAATCCTCTAGACACGGAAACGGTGCAAAAAAGCCGAGAGGAGTTAGAGACAGCACTGTCTTTGAGTCCCTCATTTACGGTAATGGCATCGTCTCGCCAAGGTTGGTTAGTGTTTGCGGCTGCGGTATTTTTAGTATCTGTGCCAGTGTTTATCGAAGCGCCGTTAGTGCGATCACTACCTTTATTAAGTTTTGTATTAACAGGATTTTGGGTCTGGCTGAGTTTTAGATTAATGTCAAATTCCGCAACTTATGTTTGGGGAGATTTACTCTTAGGGTTCAGCTGGAGTTGGTTAGCCGGTTCAATTTACTGGGGCTGGTTGCGTTGGGAACCGTTATGGCATTTGCCAGTAGAGTCAATCGGGCTACCATTTGCTTGTTGGTGTCTAATGCGGAATTGGGGCAAAGTCGGTAACTGGTTTTATTTCGGTTCTTTACTGGGTACAGCTTTAACCGACGTGTATTTTTACTTGGTAGACTTAATGCCCTATTGGCGGCAAATCATGCGTGTCGAACCAGATTTAGCATCACCAATATTACATAGTGCTGTGGCGCAAGTCCAAACACCTTGGGGAGAAACTTGGGCGCTAATTCTCGCCGTAATTTTGTTGAGTGCTGGCGTTTTGCCTTTAATTAAAGAGCAACGCCATTGGTACGCCTTTAGTGGAGCGGTGCTGAGTACAATTTTGGTAGATAGCTTATTTCTCCTAGCTGCCGTTGCCTCTTAA
- a CDS encoding SDR family NAD(P)-dependent oxidoreductase, with translation MRVVIITGGNSGIGRGIAEAFVKEDAQVVIIGRNKEKLKSTAQAINFNCVWQQADVSKRNEVTEVVNFIVQQYGNIDVLVNAAGFPRWLTTSTPLDEAEQLWDEVINTNLKGTFLMAMAVAPHLTKPGGRIINISTNAAFTGGNRPGYLGYASAKAGVHGLTYALARELSPQVITVNAVAPGYIENTAITNQWSEEIVQSIVNQTPVGRSGNVGDIVAAVLFLSSQKASFITGEVLNVNGGLLFGR, from the coding sequence ATGCGAGTTGTAATCATCACGGGTGGCAATAGTGGCATCGGACGTGGCATTGCAGAAGCTTTTGTTAAAGAAGATGCTCAAGTTGTGATTATTGGACGAAATAAAGAAAAGCTTAAATCTACAGCTCAAGCAATTAATTTCAATTGCGTGTGGCAACAAGCAGATGTCAGCAAGCGAAACGAAGTTACTGAAGTTGTTAATTTTATTGTTCAGCAATACGGCAATATTGATGTATTGGTCAACGCCGCAGGCTTTCCGCGTTGGTTGACAACCAGTACGCCGTTAGACGAAGCCGAACAACTTTGGGATGAGGTGATAAACACTAATCTCAAAGGTACTTTTTTGATGGCAATGGCGGTTGCCCCTCATTTAACCAAACCGGGAGGTCGCATAATTAACATCAGCACTAATGCCGCGTTTACGGGAGGAAACCGACCGGGTTATTTAGGCTATGCCTCAGCCAAAGCAGGCGTGCATGGATTAACTTATGCTCTGGCACGCGAACTCAGTCCCCAAGTAATTACGGTGAATGCTGTTGCTCCTGGTTACATTGAAAACACTGCGATTACAAACCAGTGGTCTGAAGAAATCGTTCAGTCAATAGTCAACCAAACCCCTGTAGGTCGATCTGGGAATGTTGGGGATATTGTGGCAGCTGTTCTATTTTTATCTTCACAGAAAGCCTCATTTATCACAGGTGAAGTGCTGAACGTTAATGGGGGCTTACTTTTTGGGCGTTAA
- the psbU gene encoding photosystem II complex extrinsic protein PsbU has translation MKGLVRLLTVFSLLLGCWGWLGTTQIAQASNINGVSLQFVPVLAVEFTQPTQNKADQKLGTEFGKKLDLNNTNVRAFQQYPGLYPTLARKIIENAPYQQLDDVFNIPGLSDRQKQILQANLDHFTVTEQEAVFNEGDDRFNNGIYR, from the coding sequence GTGAAAGGATTGGTGCGTTTATTAACAGTGTTTAGCTTGTTGCTTGGCTGCTGGGGATGGTTGGGAACAACTCAGATAGCCCAAGCTAGCAATATCAATGGTGTAAGTTTGCAATTTGTGCCAGTTCTTGCAGTTGAGTTCACTCAACCAACGCAAAATAAGGCAGACCAAAAACTAGGAACAGAATTTGGTAAAAAACTTGACTTAAATAACACCAACGTGCGAGCTTTTCAGCAATATCCAGGACTGTATCCTACCCTCGCGAGGAAAATCATCGAAAATGCTCCTTACCAGCAGCTAGATGATGTGTTTAACATTCCCGGATTAAGCGATCGCCAAAAACAAATCCTGCAAGCCAACCTAGATCACTTTACCGTGACCGAGCAGGAAGCCGTCTTCAACGAAGGAGACGATCGCTTTAACAACGGCATCTACAGATAG
- the nadB gene encoding L-aspartate oxidase, translating into MLNINSQFDVLVVGAGAAGLYTALCLPEQLQVGLITKETVSLSASDWAQGGIAAAIAPEDSAYLHIEDTLRAGAGLCDPKAVEFLAEHAKSCIQSLVNLGVAFDRHNNELALTLEAAHSRHRVLHAADTTGREVTTTLTAQVLRRPNIQVIQQALALSLWLEPESGRCQGISLFYQGKITWIRADAVVLATGGGGQVFAQTTNPAVSTGDGVAIAWRAGAILRDLEFVQFHPTALTKTSADRFLISEAVRGEGAHLVDNEGRRFAFDYHPAGELAPRDVVSRAIFSHLQRTSSDLATAHVWLDMRPIPPDKIRYRFPNIVKVCQHWGIDVFSQLIPVAPAAHYWMGGILTDLMNQTNIPGLYAVGETASTGVHGANRLASNSLLECIVFGAQMANHKSQVTSHKDIKESEFTLSPSPAKTQARTSFILSEGEWNNEEAQLEALRQKLPRLVWESAGICRQQSSLEQAIATIESWQQDFAALKLSQFLLTLRPTEPASFTLPDVERQLRLWAETRNLLDVAYLILKSAAFRTESRGGHFRLDYPQTALDWQAHTLVQRHYWNKSPIISNSQL; encoded by the coding sequence GTGCTAAATATCAACAGCCAATTTGATGTCTTAGTAGTCGGTGCCGGTGCTGCTGGATTATACACGGCACTTTGTTTGCCAGAGCAGTTACAAGTCGGTTTGATTACTAAAGAAACAGTTTCTTTGTCCGCTAGTGATTGGGCACAAGGAGGTATTGCTGCGGCGATCGCTCCAGAAGATTCTGCTTACCTGCACATTGAAGATACTTTACGCGCAGGTGCAGGTTTATGCGATCCAAAAGCCGTAGAATTCCTCGCCGAACACGCCAAAAGTTGTATTCAATCTTTAGTAAATCTGGGAGTAGCTTTTGACCGTCATAATAACGAGTTAGCTTTAACTTTAGAAGCAGCCCATTCTCGGCATCGGGTTCTTCACGCTGCCGACACTACAGGTAGGGAAGTAACTACCACCCTCACCGCTCAAGTATTGCGACGCCCGAATATTCAAGTAATTCAGCAAGCTTTAGCGCTATCGTTGTGGCTGGAACCCGAAAGCGGGAGATGTCAGGGAATTAGCCTGTTTTATCAAGGTAAAATTACCTGGATACGAGCCGACGCAGTTGTTTTGGCAACTGGTGGTGGGGGTCAAGTTTTTGCCCAAACGACTAACCCAGCGGTGAGTACCGGCGATGGAGTAGCGATCGCTTGGCGTGCTGGAGCAATTTTGCGAGACTTAGAATTTGTCCAATTTCACCCGACTGCTTTAACTAAAACGAGTGCCGATCGCTTTCTCATTAGTGAAGCTGTGCGGGGCGAAGGCGCACATCTAGTAGATAATGAAGGGCGACGCTTTGCATTTGACTATCACCCGGCTGGTGAACTCGCTCCTAGAGATGTTGTCAGTCGAGCCATTTTCAGCCACTTACAACGCACTTCTAGCGACCTTGCCACGGCTCATGTCTGGTTAGATATGCGTCCCATCCCTCCTGACAAGATTCGTTACCGCTTCCCCAACATTGTTAAAGTTTGTCAGCATTGGGGTATTGATGTCTTTTCGCAATTAATTCCCGTTGCCCCAGCTGCTCATTACTGGATGGGTGGTATTCTTACGGATCTGATGAATCAGACAAATATTCCCGGTTTGTATGCCGTGGGGGAAACTGCCAGTACCGGCGTACATGGAGCGAATCGTCTGGCAAGTAATTCCCTGCTTGAATGTATTGTGTTTGGCGCACAAATGGCTAATCACAAGTCACAAGTCACAAGTCACAAGGATATCAAAGAATCTGAATTTACACTTTCTCCTTCTCCTGCAAAGACGCAAGCGCGAACATCGTTTATCCTTTCTGAAGGTGAGTGGAACAACGAAGAAGCACAGCTAGAAGCACTACGACAGAAGTTACCGCGTTTAGTCTGGGAAAGTGCTGGTATTTGTCGTCAACAATCAAGTTTAGAGCAAGCGATCGCTACTATTGAATCTTGGCAACAAGATTTTGCTGCTTTGAAACTGAGCCAATTTTTACTTACATTACGTCCAACAGAACCAGCTAGTTTCACTTTACCCGACGTTGAAAGGCAGTTGCGACTCTGGGCTGAAACCCGCAATTTATTAGATGTAGCTTATTTAATTCTTAAAAGCGCTGCTTTTAGAACCGAAAGTCGTGGTGGACACTTCCGTTTAGATTATCCTCAAACCGCTCTCGATTGGCAGGCACACACACTAGTACAAAGACACTACTGGAATAAAAGTCCGATTATTAGCAACTCACAATTGTGA
- a CDS encoding CHASE2 domain-containing protein, producing MSKQLGKRFLKLLFRRKKTLGRKYRELITAFCVAVCILVLRSFGLLQSLEWAALDQFFRLRPDEAPENHITIVAIDEASLRQVKSWPIPDKAIASLLEKLKVHKPRAIGLDIYRDLPVEPGHSNLVEAYKSMPNLVGIELLGHNKNTIVSAPRELSDRDQVGFNNVVLDGDGKIRRSLLYSHDINSKSHESFALKLALLYLKNEGITPKKAASNHNYLQLGKAVFHRFERNDGAYVQADAKGYQILSNFPKPACNKLKVKTCPFRQVSLIDVLANRVPKDWISDSIVLIGSTAPSLPDYVLIPYSSRLLGTVQPVAGIELQAYFISELIRAALEGRPLLKVWSDEIECLWIFAWAYLGVATRRRIQRPCISALSIVFCCLLLTGYAYVAFIDGWWIPILPGLLTFCSSAVVLTYQLAHMQEELKRSKEFLGQVINTIPDPIFVKNEKHQWIVLNEAYCQFLGYPKTMLIEKSDYDFFPKHQADVFRRQDNLVLWSQEPQENEEEFTDAVGKTHLIATKRSLHKDAAGNFFLVGVIRDITQRKLFEKQLQDTADKLFQSNDELKRKEDQMRYLAYHDPLTGLPNRKSFAEQLHESLEWAQSNNLLLALLFIDLDGFKQVNDTFGHEIGDRVLVTIAQRLNNSLRGTDTVCRLGGDEFTVILRAIPNMKVAARVAEKILTTITEPIVFDEYTTRVSASIGISIYPINSHDCETLVKLADTAMYRAKHLGKNRYEFA from the coding sequence ATGAGTAAGCAGCTAGGCAAGCGTTTTTTGAAGTTACTATTTAGACGCAAAAAAACGCTTGGTCGAAAATACAGGGAATTGATTACTGCCTTCTGCGTAGCAGTCTGCATCTTAGTTTTGCGGTCTTTTGGGTTATTGCAATCCTTAGAGTGGGCAGCTTTGGATCAATTTTTCCGCTTACGTCCAGATGAAGCGCCAGAAAACCATATTACTATTGTAGCGATTGATGAAGCTTCTTTGCGCCAAGTAAAGTCTTGGCCCATTCCAGATAAGGCGATCGCTTCCCTATTAGAGAAACTAAAAGTCCACAAACCTCGTGCTATTGGTTTAGATATATATCGAGATTTGCCAGTTGAGCCAGGACATTCTAATCTAGTTGAGGCTTACAAGTCGATGCCAAATTTGGTTGGCATTGAATTACTGGGACATAACAAAAATACTATTGTTTCCGCCCCACGGGAACTAAGCGATCGCGATCAAGTTGGTTTTAATAATGTGGTGTTAGATGGTGATGGCAAAATACGTCGCAGCTTGTTGTATTCGCACGACATCAATAGTAAATCACATGAAAGTTTTGCATTGAAGCTGGCTTTACTATATTTAAAGAACGAGGGTATTACTCCCAAGAAAGCAGCCAGCAATCATAATTATTTGCAGTTGGGTAAAGCAGTATTTCATCGTTTTGAACGGAATGATGGTGCTTATGTACAAGCTGATGCTAAAGGCTACCAAATTTTGTCTAACTTTCCTAAACCAGCCTGCAATAAGTTGAAAGTAAAAACCTGTCCTTTTCGTCAGGTTTCTCTCATTGATGTGCTAGCTAACCGAGTACCAAAAGACTGGATTAGCGATTCGATTGTGCTAATTGGTTCGACTGCGCCGAGTCTCCCAGATTATGTATTAATACCATACTCCAGCCGTTTGTTGGGCACGGTTCAGCCTGTAGCTGGCATCGAATTACAAGCCTATTTTATCAGTGAGTTAATTAGAGCCGCCCTGGAAGGACGACCTTTATTAAAAGTTTGGTCTGATGAAATCGAATGTTTGTGGATTTTCGCTTGGGCTTATTTGGGAGTTGCTACCAGACGGCGAATACAACGCCCTTGTATTAGTGCCTTAAGTATAGTTTTTTGTTGTTTGCTGCTAACTGGTTATGCTTATGTTGCTTTTATTGATGGTTGGTGGATACCAATCTTACCTGGGTTGCTTACCTTTTGCAGTTCAGCTGTTGTGCTGACTTATCAACTCGCTCACATGCAAGAAGAGTTAAAACGCTCTAAAGAGTTTTTAGGTCAAGTGATTAATACGATTCCTGACCCAATTTTTGTCAAAAATGAAAAACATCAATGGATTGTTTTAAATGAGGCATATTGTCAATTTCTCGGTTATCCGAAAACTATGTTAATTGAAAAGTCAGACTATGACTTTTTCCCCAAACATCAAGCTGATGTTTTTCGCCGACAAGATAATCTGGTGCTTTGGAGTCAAGAACCCCAAGAAAATGAAGAAGAATTTACCGACGCTGTTGGTAAGACTCATCTGATTGCTACTAAGCGATCGCTTCACAAAGATGCCGCTGGTAATTTCTTTTTAGTTGGAGTTATTCGTGATATTACGCAACGCAAATTGTTTGAAAAACAACTCCAGGACACTGCTGATAAGTTATTCCAATCAAACGATGAATTAAAACGCAAAGAAGACCAGATGCGTTATCTTGCCTATCACGATCCGCTCACCGGTCTACCCAATCGCAAATCTTTCGCCGAACAACTTCACGAGTCGCTAGAATGGGCGCAAAGTAACAATTTGTTACTAGCACTGCTGTTTATTGATTTAGATGGCTTTAAGCAAGTTAATGATACTTTTGGACACGAGATCGGCGATCGCGTGTTGGTGACGATTGCCCAGCGACTCAACAACTCTTTGCGCGGCACTGATACCGTTTGCCGTTTGGGTGGCGATGAATTTACCGTGATTTTACGCGCAATTCCCAATATGAAAGTTGCAGCAAGAGTCGCCGAAAAAATTCTCACAACCATTACCGAGCCAATTGTTTTCGACGAATATACTACCAGAGTCTCCGCCAGTATTGGCATCAGTATCTATCCAATTAACAGCCACGACTGCGAAACTTTGGTAAAACTTGCAGATACCGCGATGTATCGTGCCAAGCACTTAGGTAAAAACCGCTATGAATTTGCGTAA
- a CDS encoding vitamin K epoxide reductase family protein: MIRRRSTPWIQRWSRILIAAIAACGALTTAYLTFEKLTGGKAACVAQAGAKGCNDVLSSPWGTVFGQPLALFGFLAYTSMLIFALAPLAIKGAESKENKDKRQKLENVTWLLLLAGAIAMTVFSGYLMYVLFFQLKAFCPYCIGSGLFSLSLLVLTLIGHVWEDLGQIFFTAIIVGMVTLIGTLGVYAGVNPSGAIAESTSGKPVQISFTPTVAPNPEFGWEITTKSGESELALARHLAKIGAKEYVAYWCPHCHEQKLLFGKEAYKEIETNNVKVECAGDSPKGKPELCKAAKIEGFPTWIINGKSYGGVQNLQELATNSGYTGSTNFKYFK, encoded by the coding sequence ATGATTCGCCGTCGTTCTACACCTTGGATTCAAAGATGGTCGCGTATCTTGATTGCCGCGATCGCTGCATGTGGTGCCTTGACCACAGCTTATCTCACGTTTGAAAAGTTAACCGGAGGAAAAGCGGCTTGTGTGGCACAGGCTGGTGCTAAAGGCTGTAATGATGTTCTTTCTAGTCCTTGGGGAACAGTTTTTGGTCAGCCATTAGCTCTGTTTGGATTTTTGGCATACACAAGCATGTTGATATTTGCTTTGGCTCCCTTAGCAATTAAAGGAGCTGAAAGTAAGGAAAATAAAGACAAGCGTCAAAAGCTGGAAAATGTCACATGGTTGCTGCTGCTAGCGGGAGCGATCGCCATGACAGTTTTCAGCGGGTACTTAATGTACGTGCTTTTCTTCCAACTTAAAGCTTTTTGTCCTTACTGTATTGGTTCAGGTTTATTTTCTCTGAGTCTTTTGGTGCTGACGCTTATCGGTCATGTTTGGGAAGATTTGGGACAAATATTTTTTACGGCAATTATTGTTGGCATGGTGACGCTAATTGGCACTTTAGGCGTTTATGCTGGTGTCAATCCATCAGGTGCGATCGCTGAATCAACTTCTGGCAAACCTGTACAAATTAGCTTTACACCAACAGTAGCGCCCAATCCCGAATTCGGTTGGGAAATTACCACCAAATCTGGTGAATCAGAATTAGCGCTAGCACGCCATTTGGCGAAAATAGGTGCTAAAGAATACGTTGCTTATTGGTGTCCTCACTGCCACGAACAGAAGCTACTTTTTGGTAAAGAAGCTTACAAAGAAATCGAGACAAATAATGTCAAAGTTGAATGTGCTGGCGATAGTCCAAAAGGTAAACCAGAATTGTGTAAAGCCGCTAAAATAGAGGGTTTCCCTACTTGGATCATCAATGGTAAAAGTTATGGGGGAGTGCAAAACTTGCAGGAACTAGCAACAAATTCTGGTTACACAGGTTCGACGAATTTCAAGTATTTTAAGTAA
- the btpA gene encoding photosystem I biogenesis protein BtpA — translation MDLYQLFKTKTPIIGVVHLLPLLTSPRWGGSLKAVIDRAEQEATALMSGGVDGIIVENFFDAPFTKNKVDPAVVSAMTVVVQRIQNLVTLPIGLNVLRNDALSAMAIATCVRAQFIRVNVLTGVMATDQGLIEGEAHELLRYRRELGSDVKIFADVLVKHARPLSSPNLTVAVKDTIERGLADAVILSGWATGSPPNEEDLELASGAANDTPVFIGSGASWENIATLLQAADGVIVSSSLKRHGRIEQPIDPIRVSQFVEAAHQSWNSKAEKKSILIG, via the coding sequence GTGGACTTATATCAGCTATTTAAAACCAAAACACCGATTATTGGCGTAGTTCACCTACTACCGCTGCTGACTTCCCCCCGTTGGGGAGGTAGCCTCAAAGCGGTAATAGACCGCGCCGAACAAGAAGCAACAGCCCTTATGAGTGGAGGTGTTGACGGGATTATTGTAGAAAACTTTTTCGATGCGCCGTTTACCAAAAATAAAGTAGATCCGGCGGTTGTGAGTGCCATGACTGTGGTGGTGCAGCGGATACAGAATTTGGTGACGCTGCCTATAGGGTTAAATGTTTTGCGGAATGATGCATTAAGTGCGATGGCGATCGCCACCTGTGTCCGGGCGCAATTTATCCGCGTCAACGTCCTCACAGGCGTCATGGCAACCGATCAAGGATTAATTGAAGGTGAAGCACATGAATTATTGCGCTATCGACGGGAGTTAGGCAGCGATGTGAAAATTTTTGCTGATGTGTTGGTCAAACACGCCCGTCCTTTAAGTTCCCCAAATCTCACCGTCGCCGTGAAAGATACAATTGAAAGGGGTTTGGCAGATGCCGTGATTTTGTCCGGTTGGGCTACTGGTAGTCCTCCGAACGAAGAAGATTTAGAATTAGCTTCGGGTGCAGCAAATGATACCCCGGTATTTATCGGTAGTGGGGCGAGTTGGGAAAATATTGCTACACTGTTGCAGGCAGCAGATGGTGTGATTGTTTCCAGTTCTCTAAAACGCCACGGTCGTATCGAGCAACCAATTGACCCGATTCGCGTAAGTCAATTTGTCGAAGCCGCACATCAAAGTTGGAACTCTAAGGCTGAAAAAAAATCAATTTTAATTGGTTAG
- the rimO gene encoding 30S ribosomal protein S12 methylthiotransferase RimO: MGDKPTIAISHLGCEKNRIDTEHMLGLLVEAGYGVDSNEDLADYVIVNTCSFIEAAREESVKTLVELAEANKKIVIAGCMAQHFQAQLLEELPEAVAVVGTGDYHKIVDVIKRVQQGERVKLVSAEPTYIADETTPRYRTTSEGVAYLRVAEGCDYRCAFCIIPYLRGNQRSRTIESIVKEAQQLASQGVKEIILISQITTNYGLDIYGEPKLAELLRALAKVDVPWIRMHYAYPTGLTPEAIKAIKETPNVLPYLDLPLQHSHPEVLRAMNRPWQGRVNDGIIERIKTALPEAVLRTTFIVGYPGETQEHFEHLLQFVERHEFDHVGVFTFSPEEGTPAHNLPNQLSQELMEERRSALMELQQPISWKKNQQEVGKVVDVLIEQQNPETGELIGRSGRFSPEVDGQVYVKGEAKLGEIFPVAIHSADTYDLYGQVVNTNKLSVG, from the coding sequence ATGGGTGATAAGCCAACAATTGCAATTTCTCACCTGGGCTGCGAGAAAAATCGAATTGATACAGAACACATGTTAGGACTGCTGGTAGAAGCAGGCTATGGTGTAGATAGTAATGAAGATTTAGCAGATTACGTTATTGTCAATACTTGTAGTTTTATTGAAGCGGCAAGAGAAGAATCGGTAAAGACATTAGTAGAACTGGCGGAAGCGAATAAAAAAATCGTGATCGCAGGTTGTATGGCGCAGCACTTCCAAGCGCAGTTATTGGAAGAGTTGCCAGAAGCAGTAGCGGTAGTAGGTACTGGCGATTATCACAAAATAGTTGATGTAATTAAGCGGGTACAACAAGGAGAACGAGTCAAGCTTGTTAGTGCCGAACCGACCTATATCGCTGATGAAACCACACCGCGCTATCGGACGACAAGCGAGGGTGTAGCCTACCTGCGGGTAGCCGAAGGATGTGATTATCGTTGTGCGTTTTGTATTATTCCTTATCTGCGGGGAAATCAGCGATCGCGTACTATTGAATCGATTGTCAAAGAAGCGCAACAGCTAGCGAGTCAAGGTGTAAAAGAAATAATTTTAATTTCCCAAATCACCACCAATTATGGATTAGATATCTACGGCGAGCCAAAATTAGCGGAATTACTTCGCGCTTTGGCAAAAGTAGATGTACCGTGGATAAGGATGCACTACGCTTATCCGACCGGATTGACTCCAGAAGCCATTAAAGCGATAAAAGAAACACCTAACGTATTACCTTATTTAGATTTGCCCTTGCAACATTCCCATCCAGAAGTTCTGCGTGCCATGAACCGTCCTTGGCAAGGACGGGTAAATGATGGGATCATTGAGCGCATTAAAACCGCGCTACCAGAAGCAGTACTGCGGACAACATTTATAGTTGGCTATCCTGGGGAAACACAAGAGCATTTCGAGCATCTGCTACAGTTCGTCGAGCGGCATGAATTCGATCACGTTGGTGTCTTTACGTTTTCCCCAGAGGAAGGAACTCCTGCTCATAACTTACCAAATCAATTGTCCCAAGAATTGATGGAAGAACGCCGTTCAGCATTGATGGAACTTCAACAACCGATTTCTTGGAAGAAAAATCAGCAGGAAGTGGGCAAAGTTGTTGATGTGCTGATTGAGCAACAAAATCCGGAAACTGGAGAATTAATCGGTCGTTCTGGGAGATTTTCTCCAGAAGTCGATGGACAGGTATATGTAAAAGGCGAAGCGAAGCTAGGAGAAATTTTCCCAGTCGCAATCCACAGCGCTGATACATATGACCTTTATGGTCAAGTGGTCAATACTAACAAGCTAAGTGTCGGTTAA